Genomic DNA from Fibrobacter sp. UWB10:
TACAGAAATTTCTAACAAAGTATAGATTTTACAAATAAGCAAAACAACGACTACACAACACATTACATTGCATTACAAACGAAACAATGTTAATTCCTACACAAAAATTTTACATTCCAAATAATACATTTTATATAATTTTACACAACAAACTACAAACAAAATAACAAAAGGAGTATTATATTAAAGAAGCCTAACGCCGTAAAAAATCTAAAATGCGTCGCAATGGATCTCGTAAAAGGATTTGTTGTTACATGGGATTGTTCCAACGGAGCCACTTCATATATAATCGAACGAAAAAGAGTAACCACTGGAATAGACAAAACAGAACAGACCTTCAACATTTCAGCTGACGAATATCAAAAAGGGAACAAAATTATATTCAACGATACAAGCACTAAAATTTCAGCAACCAGCGAGTATAGGTATGTCATCACGGCTATGAACTCTCGTGGAAGCAGCGGTTCAAGAACAACAAAAGACACAAAACCAGGAACGTGCCCACAAGGTTCAATTACAAAGTTAGTAGCAGATGTTGCGAAAACAGCCGAAATCAATTTGTCATGGGAAGCCGTTTCAAGAGCCAACCAATATTATGTATACTATCAGAAAACATCATCCAAAACAACGCTCATTACAAAAGTCGCATCAACTTCTGTAATCCTGAAAAGAGCCTCTATTGAAGGCGGCTTCGTATACGTCGAACCTGCAAACGGTTGGGGAGAATCTAAAGGTGCAATCCGTCTGTGGCTAGCCATTGACGGGAAAAAAGTATCCGCATTCACGAAATAAAAGAGCAATTCAACAAACACCTCTTTCTCACAAAACAAAACGGGCCTCTATTTCGAGACCCGTTTTACTTTCACAATGAATTAAGCAAGAAAAAAAATCTAGCCAACATCCTTTGCTTGAACCACTTTTCCCAGCGGTTCAAAAGAATGCCCTTTGACATCAAAAGGCAGACGATCTTCACGAATCGTCATCTTCACGAACATGTTTACTGCCGCAGAAACAGTGATTCCCACGGAATCACAGAAGGTTTCGAACTTCTTTTTTGTTTCGTCTTCCATTCTTACACTTACTATTGCCATAGTTCCTACCCTTAAAAAAGCTCTTTAACTATAGCTTATTTTCTATCTGTTGTCAAATTTACAATTTATTTACAATAATCATTTTCCGCACAAAATAACAATTGTTTCATCGGAGTTTTATAAAACCGTAAACAACAGTAATACATTTGCAATACAGCAATCTTTCATTTTAAGACAAACTCAAAAAACTCGAACAAATATTCGACGCAGTTTATCTAAAAAAAATCAGATAAAAAAATGTTTACCTTCCGACAAATTGGTCACCAAACTTCAATTCGGTCTCTTTAGCTCCATTCAGGTTCACCAAACGGTCCGGCGAGAACAACATATCGCGGGCAACACCCTCTTTGAGCGACTGCAATCGGCTAAAGAATTCATCGGCATTCTGTGCGGTAAGCAGGGTTTGGCGCACGTGCATTTCAGGATCATCAAATCCCTTACAAAGCCTTGCCGCAAGCTGTTTAAGGCGGCCTAGCGCCCCCATTTCGGTAGAGCCATCTTCTAGCTTAAACTTGTAGTAAAGCGGGAAAACATCCAGCGCTTCGATAGCAGTCATCTGCCGTTCCGGCTTACCTTCCCAGGCGTCGGCAATTTGTCCGAAAATCCACGGATTGTGCATGGCGCCGCGGCCAATAGACACGCCCGACACGCCATAGGTTTCAAGTCTTTCACGGGCGGTCGCGACGCTGTTCACGTCGCCATTCCCGATGACGGGAATCTTGGCCGCGGCCGCGACCTTGCCAATCCATTCCCAGTTGGCAAGGCCGTTGTACCCCTGCAGGCGGGTACGGCCATGCACCGTGAGCATTTCCACGCCTTCGCCCTCGGCGATCGCAAGCGTTTCCATCACGTTAATGCTCTGGTCATCCCAGCCGATTCGGCACTTGAGCGTCAGCGGGATATCGACACTCGAAGAATCTAGCGCAGCACGGACATCGTGCAAAATCTCTTGCAGGCGCGGCAGGTCACGCAAAAGGCCAGAACCGCTCCCCTTTCCCGCCACCTTCGGTGCCGGGCAACCCGCATTCACCTCGATAAACTCCGGGTGAAGGTTTTCAGCAATCTTTTTAGCGGCAGCGGCCATTCTGTCAGGGAACCGCCCGAAAATTTGGACTCCAAACGGGCGTTCTTCGGGGAAAAACTTAAGTTGCTTGTGGCCATCCAGGCAAAAAACGGCATCTCCGTCGGTCGGAACGAATTCCGACACCAAAAGACCCATGCGATTGCCCGAAAGAACGCGACAAAGTCTACGGAACGGAGCATCCGTCACCCCGTCCATGGGGCTAAGAATTGTGTTCGGAAAAACATCCAAATTCCTGAGCTTGAAACTTTTCAACATTTTAACCACAATTATTCACAAATATTCCGCAACTAGAGCCCGAAAAAATTATTTAATTTCAGCGGGACCGGTACGCTAACTCATTGATAAACCTATATTTAAGCCGTGGCAAATATAACTAAACAAGCACTGATTCAAGAAATCGCCAAGTCCACAGGATTTGTGCGCAACGATATTAAGACCGTTATCGAACAGTTCCTCGACCTTTTGGGCGAAAAACTGATCGAAGGCAACACCATCGAGATTCGTGGTTTCGGCACTTTCAGCTGCAAGCCGCGTAAGGCTCGCCCGGCCCGCAACCCCCGCACCGGCGAAACAGTCCTTATCGAAGAACGCATGGTTCCCTCCTTCAAGTTCAGTAACGATATCAAGGACAAGATCAACAGTCTCGAAGCTCTGGTCGAAGGCGTGAACGCCAAACTCGAAGCCGAAGACCGCGACGTCATGATTTCTGCCCAGCCGCAAGAAATTCAGGCCGAAGAAGAAGCCTAATTCACTTTGTCACAAAAGTTTTAAAGCCTCGACATTGTCGAGGCTTTTTGCTTTAATCTTAATGGGTTTATCTTAGGTCAGCGAGGCAACTTCTTCAGCCGTCAGATAACGCCAGCCGCCCTTGCCAAGCGTTTGATCCAGCACCACCGGGCCAATTGCTTCGCGCTTCAGGGTTTCCACATGGTTGCCTACGGCGGCAAACATACGGCGGACCTGGTGGTACAGTCCTTCGCCAATCGAAATCAACACAGAGTCACCATCGACCGAAAGTTCGCGAGCCAGCACAGGGCGACGCTCGTCTTTAAGCATCACGCCGCGCAACAGCTCCGCCTTCTGTTCTTCGGTAAACGGGCGCGCTAGCGTCACGCGGTACTGCTTCAGGTAGCCCTTCTTGGGGCTTTCCACCTTGTGGATAAAATCGCCCTGATTCGAAAACAGCAAAAGTCCCGAAGAATCTGCATCCAGGCGTCCCACCGTCTGGATTCCCATCGCGGTAAAACGGTCCGGCAGCAGTTCGAACACCGACTGGTGGTCGCGGGCGTTGTGACTGCATTCTACATCGAGCGGTTTGTCCATCATGATATAGAGCTTTTCAATCGTCGGGACTTCTTCGCCATTCACCGTAATCGATTCCGGGCGTTCCTTGAATTCGATAAACGGGTCGTCAAGAACCTTGCCATCCATTTCTACCATGCCCATACGCACCAGCGCACGCGCTTCCTTACGCGAACCAAATCCGATAGAGGCAAGCAGTCTATCCAAAGTCAAAGCAGGCATCAGTCATCCTCCGACATCATTTTCACAATCTTGTTGCGGACAAAGCCCAGTTCCGGGAGTTCTCCCGTCTTAAGAATCTTAGCGCGGCGACGCCAGAATGTAAACGCCACAATGCCACCATAGAACAGGGTTGTTATAATCAAGCCCAGCACACGGCAAACATTAATCGATGCTCGCATGTGACCTTCGGCATGCAGTTCGTGGTCGCGCGTCCAGTCCATACGGAAATCCCAAGCTCCAATGTAAGGATAGCTCTTGAAGATTCCGTTCAACGCCGCGCCATAGCCCATGTTTTCGTATTCCTGCAAGCGGATTCCTTCTACAAAGCAATTCACAAATCGAATTCTGAACAACTTAAACAAAGCGGACAAAGCATGACGCACCGCCCACCAAGCACGTGTATCAAATTCCGGTGTCAGCAAGAGCGTCCAAAATTCCTGATCGGTCAGCGAACGCTTTTCTTCTTTTTCATCGTCCGATGTTTTCTCTTCCGAAGTTTTTTCTTTCTGCTTCGGTTCATCATCTGATTTCGATTTTTCAACCGGCTTCGGTTCGCTCTTTTTTTCGACCGGTTTCGGCTCGTCTTTCTTCTCTGCAGGTTTCTTTTCAGGTTCCGGTTCTATTTTCTTCTCTGGTTCCGGTTTGCTTTCCGGCTCAGCCGGTTTTTCAGGTTTAGACTCTTGCTCAACCTTCGGAGCAGCCTTCGATTCCACAGGCTTTTCTGGAGCCTTTGCAACCTCTTCATTTACAGCAACGGAACCGCCCTCATCGTCAGACAGCGCACTGTCCTCGTCATCAAGCGGTTCCTTCTTGCCAAACTTCTTTTCGTAGGTATAAACGACCTTCTTGAAAAAACGAACGCGGACTATTATTTCACAAAAGTCCGCAGAAAAATCAACCCAGAATATAAACGGGAAGAACAGGGCGACAAGCGCCAAAGCACAAAGTACGCCCAGAACCCAAATCAAAAGGTTACTTCTCCGATTCGTCAGCCTTCTTGCTGATGATATCGATCAGTTCGGCAAAGCTCTTGTTCTTGAGGATTTGCGAGAACTGGTCCTTGTAATTGCGGGCGGTAGAAAGATCGTCAATCACCAAGTCCCAAGCCTTCCACTTGCCGTCGACCAGGCTCATCTTGTATTCCAGCACCGATTCCTTGCCCTTGTTCCAAAGGTGAGCAACCACGCGGGCTTCGCTATCCTTCTTCATCTTGGCGGGTTCATAAATCGTAGAATCAGCGCGGTAAAGTTCCAAGCGCTTGGCGCTAGAATTACGGACCATGCGCTGGAATTCCGTCACAAACTTTTCCTGCGAAGCGGCGTCCTGAGCATCCCAATCCTTGCTAGACAAGGACTTCTTTGCAAGCAAGGCAAAATCAAAGGAATCGCTGAGCAAGCTCTTGACACGTTCCGTTTCCTTGGCATTGCGGCTAGACTTTTTCAAAAGAGTCTGAAGTTCAGCATCTTTTTTCTTGATGGCGGCAACCGGGTCTTCGGCAGCAAAAGCAACCAAAGAGGCACAGGCGATTGCAATTAAAATTTTCTTGACCATATCTTCTCCCTTATGCTCACTGATTCATATAAATGGTGTGGAAATCCTTCAGAGACATACCCATCTTGGCAATCAACTGGGCAAATTCCACATTATACGAGCATACCGCAAAATAGTAATCTTTCTGCATTGTGATGTTTTGTGTATAAGCCGAAACCAGGTCTCCCGTCTTGGATTTGTCCAAATCGTACTGCATTGCCGCCCCTTTCAGAATGCCTTCAGATGCTCGCAGGCTTTCTTTCATGGCATCCAGTTTTTCCTTAGCGGCAACCACCTGGTAATACTGTTCTTCGGCCTTGGCCATCAAGCCTTCCGAAGCGTAAGATTCTTTAAGTTGAAGACTACGCATATCCGTACGGGCAGAACGGTAGCCTTCCCAATTTTTCCAGAAATTCAAATTATAGCGAACGCCCACGCCAAGCACACCATCGAGCTTGTTCACAGCATCTTCGGCAAAAGCGCTCTTTTGCAAAACATTTCTGTTACCAGCCCAGCTCTTGACATATTCCACTTCACCCATGATAAAGAATTCAGGAGCAAGCTTTGCTTCAGCCAAATCCATCTGGATTCTTCTGGCGCGAATTCCTGCCGAAAGCTGGCGCAGTTCCGGGTGGTATTTCAAAGTCATATTGCGAACTTCGTCCAAAGACGGCAATGGTTCCGTTCGCGGCACCAACACGGAATCGTCGGCCACAAAGGAATCGTTTTCATTCATTCTCAGCGAAAAACGGATAGCAAGCATCACGCGCTTCATGCCCAAATTGGCTTCGGTAACGCCTTCCTTGACCGTATGCATTTTCGCCTTCAGGTTCAAAAGATCCATCTGCGATACATTCGGGTCATCATCGTCCAAAGCCTCTTCCAACTTTTCGTAGGCTTCATCGACCTTCGACTGCGCATCACCCGCAATGCGAATCATTTCTTTCGCCAAAAGGTAGTTGTAATAGTAGGTCTGCAGTTCCACATCTTTCTTGTGGACTTGGTTTTCAATATCGAAACTTTTTTGCTGCAAGTCGGCTTCCAAAGCCATTTTGCCAGCACGATACTGTCCCAAATTCAAAGGCTGAACAAATCTTGCCTGCACCCCCCAAAACGGGCCCATTTTGGTAAAATCATAGACTTCGACCGTATCGCCATTTTGGAGTTCATCTTTTAGACCCGGAGCAGGCCCCACCATCATGCCCACATAAAAAGTCGGTAAAATGGCTTCGGCCTGCAATTTTCGAATCTGGTCTTTCTTGGCTTCGGTCCCGAATTTGAGTTCAGCCACCTGCGGATCAGCAGCAAGTCCTTCTTCCACAAACTGCTCCAAGCTATACCGGATTTCGCCGGCAAGCGCACATGTGGCCAAGAACAAAACTGCTAATACACGAAACATATGCTCAAATTTAGCAAATTTGCAAAAAATTCACCTACAACTTGTCCCCTGTTATCGGCTTCTTGTCTCTA
This window encodes:
- a CDS encoding type II toxin-antitoxin system RelB/DinJ family antitoxin, with product MAIVSVRMEDETKKKFETFCDSVGITVSAAVNMFVKMTIREDRLPFDVKGHSFEPLGKVVQAKDVG
- a CDS encoding HU family DNA-binding protein, which encodes MANITKQALIQEIAKSTGFVRNDIKTVIEQFLDLLGEKLIEGNTIEIRGFGTFSCKPRKARPARNPRTGETVLIEERMVPSFKFSNDIKDKINSLEALVEGVNAKLEAEDRDVMISAQPQEIQAEEEA
- a CDS encoding tRNA-dihydrouridine synthase — encoded protein: MLKSFKLRNLDVFPNTILSPMDGVTDAPFRRLCRVLSGNRMGLLVSEFVPTDGDAVFCLDGHKQLKFFPEERPFGVQIFGRFPDRMAAAAKKIAENLHPEFIEVNAGCPAPKVAGKGSGSGLLRDLPRLQEILHDVRAALDSSSVDIPLTLKCRIGWDDQSINVMETLAIAEGEGVEMLTVHGRTRLQGYNGLANWEWIGKVAAAAKIPVIGNGDVNSVATARERLETYGVSGVSIGRGAMHNPWIFGQIADAWEGKPERQMTAIEALDVFPLYYKFKLEDGSTEMGALGRLKQLAARLCKGFDDPEMHVRQTLLTAQNADEFFSRLQSLKEGVARDMLFSPDRLVNLNGAKETELKFGDQFVGR
- a CDS encoding ABC transporter substrate-binding protein, which codes for MVKKILIAIACASLVAFAAEDPVAAIKKKDAELQTLLKKSSRNAKETERVKSLLSDSFDFALLAKKSLSSKDWDAQDAASQEKFVTEFQRMVRNSSAKRLELYRADSTIYEPAKMKKDSEARVVAHLWNKGKESVLEYKMSLVDGKWKAWDLVIDDLSTARNYKDQFSQILKNKSFAELIDIISKKADESEK
- a CDS encoding pseudouridine synthase, with protein sequence MPALTLDRLLASIGFGSRKEARALVRMGMVEMDGKVLDDPFIEFKERPESITVNGEEVPTIEKLYIMMDKPLDVECSHNARDHQSVFELLPDRFTAMGIQTVGRLDADSSGLLLFSNQGDFIHKVESPKKGYLKQYRVTLARPFTEEQKAELLRGVMLKDERRPVLARELSVDGDSVLISIGEGLYHQVRRMFAAVGNHVETLKREAIGPVVLDQTLGKGGWRYLTAEEVASLT
- a CDS encoding TolC family protein, whose translation is MFRVLAVLFLATCALAGEIRYSLEQFVEEGLAADPQVAELKFGTEAKKDQIRKLQAEAILPTFYVGMMVGPAPGLKDELQNGDTVEVYDFTKMGPFWGVQARFVQPLNLGQYRAGKMALEADLQQKSFDIENQVHKKDVELQTYYYNYLLAKEMIRIAGDAQSKVDEAYEKLEEALDDDDPNVSQMDLLNLKAKMHTVKEGVTEANLGMKRVMLAIRFSLRMNENDSFVADDSVLVPRTEPLPSLDEVRNMTLKYHPELRQLSAGIRARRIQMDLAEAKLAPEFFIMGEVEYVKSWAGNRNVLQKSAFAEDAVNKLDGVLGVGVRYNLNFWKNWEGYRSARTDMRSLQLKESYASEGLMAKAEEQYYQVVAAKEKLDAMKESLRASEGILKGAAMQYDLDKSKTGDLVSAYTQNITMQKDYYFAVCSYNVEFAQLIAKMGMSLKDFHTIYMNQ